From a region of the Paenibacillus sp. R14(2021) genome:
- a CDS encoding extracellular solute-binding protein: protein MALATTMLLSGCASNNEAPGNEQKPVGADQTNNEIDSVPKPVTIKTVLKDANKEFEQTDVYKEIVKQTGVTFKIEAYDPNKFKVQLAGGDLPDVIQVDSSNYKQMIEGNLLLPLDELVKTNGKDLMTPTFQPGLDFSRKFWSNGTGKLYFIPSGHVGPAGYGMEQSIGWTIRWDYFKELGFPEIKSEDDMLNVLEQMVKKHPKTADGKPVYGVTTWNDWGPWGLTMPMAIPYGYINLSTWSVIPNASGELIDNYTNPDSPLWKTAAFFYKAKQKGFLDPDAFTNKVSDFETKITNGQILFSPMGSGDANTHLAKEGPDKGFMAIPLNFGYVWQGASNPTGWDGRAYAISKNSKNPERAMDLINFLNSEKGSRLMASGIEGVHWEVTNGKPQLKQETLELYSQGGDAWTKIGIGGSNNQQGLSKFAPTKDGGIVGLFNTPEFFQSRLNALQKDYSSHYKVTYPAEIFKKSVEEGKLKDQSSFNNAWLSAIAQPDDNMKRLNAQLDDILIKGIPKVVLNSNNDSEFAAKKQELIDSLKKAGADQSFAWWQQAWLDAKAAVEK, encoded by the coding sequence ATGGCACTGGCGACAACAATGCTGTTGAGTGGGTGTGCAAGCAATAACGAAGCACCAGGGAATGAGCAAAAGCCCGTAGGGGCGGACCAAACGAACAATGAAATTGACTCAGTTCCAAAACCAGTTACGATTAAAACAGTTTTAAAAGATGCAAATAAAGAATTCGAACAAACGGATGTGTATAAAGAAATCGTAAAGCAAACCGGTGTTACATTTAAAATCGAAGCCTATGACCCGAATAAATTTAAAGTGCAGTTGGCAGGGGGAGACTTGCCTGATGTCATTCAAGTGGATAGCAGCAATTACAAACAAATGATTGAGGGGAATCTGCTTCTTCCTTTGGATGAATTGGTCAAGACAAATGGGAAGGATCTTATGACGCCAACTTTCCAGCCGGGGCTTGATTTTAGCCGTAAATTCTGGAGCAACGGCACCGGCAAGCTTTATTTCATTCCTAGCGGCCATGTTGGTCCAGCCGGTTATGGAATGGAGCAATCAATTGGGTGGACCATACGTTGGGACTATTTTAAAGAACTGGGCTTTCCAGAAATCAAGAGCGAAGACGATATGTTGAATGTGCTCGAGCAAATGGTGAAAAAGCATCCGAAAACGGCTGATGGTAAACCTGTTTATGGTGTAACTACCTGGAATGATTGGGGGCCTTGGGGGCTGACGATGCCAATGGCGATTCCATACGGGTATATAAACTTGTCAACTTGGAGCGTTATTCCTAATGCATCGGGGGAATTGATCGATAACTACACAAACCCAGATAGCCCACTTTGGAAAACAGCTGCTTTCTTCTACAAGGCGAAACAAAAGGGATTCCTCGATCCTGACGCATTCACGAACAAAGTAAGCGACTTTGAGACCAAAATTACGAATGGCCAAATATTATTTAGTCCAATGGGTTCTGGTGATGCTAACACTCATTTGGCTAAGGAAGGACCGGATAAAGGCTTTATGGCGATTCCGTTGAATTTTGGTTATGTCTGGCAAGGAGCTAGCAATCCAACTGGATGGGATGGACGAGCGTACGCAATATCGAAGAATTCCAAAAATCCAGAACGTGCAATGGACTTAATTAATTTTCTAAACTCGGAAAAAGGTTCGCGCTTAATGGCTAGCGGCATTGAAGGTGTACATTGGGAAGTGACAAACGGCAAGCCGCAGTTAAAACAAGAAACTTTAGAACTATATAGTCAAGGTGGAGATGCATGGACAAAGATTGGAATCGGTGGATCTAACAACCAACAGGGACTTAGTAAATTTGCACCTACCAAAGATGGTGGAATCGTCGGTTTGTTTAATACACCGGAATTCTTTCAGTCGAGGTTGAATGCGTTGCAAAAAGATTATAGTAGTCACTATAAGGTTACCTATCCTGCAGAAATTTTTAAAAAGTCGGTTGAAGAAGGGAAATTGAAGGATCAAAGCAGTTTTAACAATGCTTGGTTGTCAGCGATTGCCCAACCGGATGATAATATGAAGCGTCTTAACGCGCAGTTGGATGATATCCTAATAAAAGGAATACCAAAGGTTGTATTAAACTCGAACAACGATAGTGAGTTTGCAGCTAAAAAGCAAGAGTTAATTGACAGTCTAAAAAAAGCAGGCGCTGATCAATCATTTGCATGGTGGCAACAAGCTTGGTTAGACGCAAAAGCAGCAGTTGAAAAGTAA
- a CDS encoding sugar ABC transporter permease, protein MFNNTTKGINWNRLSLLLMILPFLILLFIFSYIPLFGWSYAFFDYKPGLGLLHSPFAGLKYFHLMVFEQGSELVRVLRNTFALSFLGILLSPLPVVFAILLNELRSKSFRKLVQTVTTLPNFVSWIIVYSIVVAFFSTDGVVNQLLMKLHWISEPTQMLSNSQGTWLFQTALGVWKSLGWSSIIFLAAIAGIDAELYDAAKVDGAGRYRSIFHITLPGIIPTFFVLLILSISNILSVGFEQYFVFYNPLIADRIETLDYYVYRIGIATNDVSFGTAISIAKSIVSITLLFSVNYLSKKMRGQSII, encoded by the coding sequence ATGTTCAATAACACAACCAAGGGAATTAATTGGAACCGTCTATCGTTATTGTTAATGATTTTACCATTTCTGATTTTACTTTTTATCTTTAGTTACATTCCGCTGTTTGGTTGGTCGTACGCATTTTTTGACTATAAACCAGGACTCGGACTGCTTCATTCACCCTTTGCAGGACTAAAATACTTTCATTTGATGGTTTTTGAACAAGGAAGCGAGTTGGTGAGGGTGCTTCGTAATACGTTTGCCTTGAGCTTCCTTGGCATCTTATTATCACCGCTTCCTGTCGTGTTCGCAATACTTCTTAATGAGCTTCGCAGCAAATCATTTCGAAAGTTAGTGCAAACGGTTACAACGCTGCCCAACTTCGTGAGCTGGATTATCGTCTACTCCATCGTCGTTGCTTTTTTTTCTACGGATGGTGTTGTAAATCAGCTATTGATGAAGCTGCATTGGATTAGTGAGCCTACCCAGATGTTGAGTAATTCTCAAGGAACATGGTTGTTCCAAACGGCGCTTGGTGTGTGGAAATCGCTTGGATGGAGTTCTATTATTTTCTTGGCTGCTATTGCAGGCATTGATGCAGAACTATATGATGCCGCCAAAGTGGATGGGGCAGGGCGATATCGGTCGATTTTTCATATTACGCTTCCAGGAATAATCCCTACGTTTTTTGTACTGCTGATCCTGAGTATTTCGAACATCTTATCAGTCGGCTTTGAACAATATTTTGTTTTTTATAATCCGCTTATTGCCGACAGAATTGAAACGCTCGATTACTATGTATACCGGATCGGAATCGCAACGAATGATGTTTCCTTTGGTACGGCCATTAGCATCGCGAAATCGATCGTCAGCATTACCTTACTGTTTTCAGTAAACTATCTGTCCAAAAAAATGCGCGGCCAATCCATTATCTAA
- a CDS encoding carbohydrate ABC transporter permease, which produces MIKVNNPFFEVLNYLIQIVFVLVCLYPFYYIFIYSISSPQEAIKGVYLLPTNLTISNYSQIMQLNNISWSFMVSVLRTIIGTLVTVFCCALCAYIVTKQELYFRKIIYRYIVITMYFNAGLIPWYITMKMFGLQNNFLLYILPSAVGAFYIVLLKTFIEQLPASLEESAMLDGASYFTIFRKIIFPLSMPIIATIAVFSAVSQWNSWTDNYFLVSDERLQTLQMILYNYLNEAQILASSNNINLNDVGSSMKRLTPESIKMTITMIVTVPIMLVYPFLQRYFVKGLMLGAIKG; this is translated from the coding sequence ATGATTAAAGTAAACAATCCCTTCTTTGAAGTATTGAATTATTTGATTCAAATCGTTTTTGTACTCGTATGCTTATATCCGTTCTATTATATTTTCATTTATTCCATCAGTTCTCCCCAAGAAGCAATAAAAGGCGTTTACCTATTGCCAACTAATCTTACTATAAGCAACTATAGTCAAATTATGCAATTGAACAACATTTCGTGGTCATTTATGGTTTCAGTGCTGCGAACGATTATTGGAACGCTGGTCACCGTCTTTTGCTGCGCCTTATGTGCGTATATCGTCACCAAGCAAGAACTGTATTTTCGTAAAATCATTTATCGATACATCGTTATCACCATGTACTTTAACGCGGGCTTAATACCTTGGTACATTACGATGAAAATGTTTGGCTTACAGAACAATTTCTTGCTCTATATATTACCTTCTGCGGTGGGAGCCTTTTATATCGTTCTGCTTAAAACTTTTATCGAGCAACTTCCAGCTAGCTTGGAAGAGTCGGCTATGCTCGACGGTGCTAGTTACTTTACTATTTTCCGTAAGATCATATTCCCTTTATCGATGCCTATTATTGCAACTATTGCTGTGTTTTCAGCTGTGTCCCAGTGGAATTCTTGGACGGATAACTATTTCTTGGTCTCGGATGAGCGTCTGCAAACGTTACAAATGATTCTATATAATTACTTGAATGAAGCTCAGATCTTGGCAAGTAGCAACAATATTAACTTGAACGATGTGGGCTCAAGCATGAAAAGATTAACCCCAGAATCCATTAAGATGACCATTACAATGATTGTAACTGTGCCGATCATGCTGGTATATCCATTTTTACAAAGATATTTTGTAAAAGGCCTTATGCTTGGTGCTATAAAAGGTTAA
- a CDS encoding alpha-L-fucosidase produces MELGMFFHFGINTFCDQEWGKGQDSPQLFNPTEFNAREWVRTAKHAGFAYVILTAKHHDGFCLWPTKTTDYSVKSSPWKNGQGDVVREVADACEQEGIRFGVYLSPWDLHEPCYPDKEAYDNFYTEQLTELLTQYGPLVEVWFDGAGSHGREYDWRRIIGLVKQYQPDAMVFNMGIPTIRWVGNEDGVAPYPCWNTAESAKLSMYTNDMATWLPETPKWVPAECDVPIRTNRWFWHPNDEHTLRTLDNLIDIYYRSVGHGCNLLLNLAPNDRGRLDDIDVNRLNEFMNEIKRRFSNPIASTSGEGDAILLTFETAIEVNHVVLMEAITEGERVRSYVLEAEQEGQWIELVQGSAIDHKKIDKFETICTKQIRLRVTTSVDTAVIRNFEAYYC; encoded by the coding sequence ATGGAGCTTGGGATGTTTTTCCACTTTGGCATCAACACCTTCTGCGATCAGGAGTGGGGGAAGGGTCAAGATTCACCGCAGTTGTTTAACCCTACAGAATTCAATGCGCGAGAGTGGGTTAGAACAGCAAAGCATGCGGGATTTGCCTATGTGATTTTAACAGCAAAACATCATGATGGATTTTGCTTATGGCCGACCAAAACTACCGACTATTCCGTAAAGTCGAGCCCTTGGAAGAACGGGCAAGGCGATGTAGTTCGTGAGGTGGCGGATGCTTGTGAGCAGGAGGGTATCCGGTTTGGAGTTTACTTATCGCCGTGGGATTTACATGAGCCGTGTTACCCGGACAAGGAAGCTTATGACAACTTTTATACGGAACAGCTTACAGAGCTGCTGACACAGTATGGACCATTAGTGGAAGTATGGTTCGACGGCGCAGGGTCTCATGGAAGAGAATATGACTGGAGGCGAATCATTGGCTTGGTGAAGCAATATCAACCGGATGCCATGGTCTTTAACATGGGCATTCCTACCATTCGATGGGTAGGTAACGAGGATGGCGTTGCACCGTATCCATGTTGGAACACGGCAGAGTCTGCCAAACTAAGCATGTACACCAATGATATGGCAACTTGGCTGCCAGAGACTCCGAAATGGGTGCCAGCCGAGTGCGATGTACCGATCCGCACAAATCGCTGGTTTTGGCATCCGAATGATGAGCATACCCTTCGAACGCTAGATAACCTCATTGATATTTACTACCGCTCTGTCGGACATGGGTGCAATTTACTTCTTAACTTGGCTCCAAATGATCGTGGGCGTCTGGATGACATAGATGTGAATCGTTTAAACGAGTTCATGAATGAAATAAAGAGGAGATTCTCGAATCCGATTGCTAGCACGAGCGGAGAAGGTGATGCAATACTCCTGACATTCGAAACGGCGATCGAGGTTAATCACGTCGTCCTCATGGAAGCGATCACAGAGGGAGAACGCGTTCGCAGTTATGTCCTTGAAGCGGAACAGGAGGGCCAGTGGATCGAGCTGGTTCAGGGTAGTGCGATTGATCACAAAAAAATCGATAAATTTGAAACGATTTGTACAAAACAAATTCGCCTACGGGTCACAACTAGCGTGGATACAGCGGTCATACGGAATTTCGAAGCATATTATTGCTAA